In the genome of Carnobacterium pleistocenium FTR1, one region contains:
- the nrdD gene encoding anaerobic ribonucleoside-triphosphate reductase, with protein sequence MIKSNNGFCEKTNNVKLKVLKRDGREVEFKEEKIFEALLKAQRSLTKQLDEKNIQELRVIVEEVKKEIARRFISNVQIYEIQSIVEHTVIDAHKHELAEAYLVYRTRRDLERSQSTDINYGIHNLLLKEETVVNENANKDSNIFNTQRDLTAGTVAKSIGLKMLPEHVANAHQKGDIHYHDLDYQPYSPMTNCCLIDFKGMFSEGFKIGNAEVESPRSIQTAAAQMAQIIANVASSQYGGCSADRIDEVLAPYSRLNYQKHLKTAKEWILGEEKQQQYANEKTKKDIYDAMQSLEYEINTLYSSQGQTPFTTLGFGLGTDWFEREIQQSILQVRINGLGKEKRTAIFPKLVFSLKRGVNLNPEDKNYDLKKLALTCSTKRMYPDVLMYDKIVSLTGSFKAPMGCRSFLQGWKDAEGNEVNAGRMNLGVVTMNLPRIALESKGDRSLFWKILEERLLVCRDALVYRVQRTNEATPENAPILYQYGAFGKRLEKKDYVDDLFKDKRATVSLGYIGLYETATVFFGPDWEKNEEAKLFTLAVLKEMKQYTDQWGEEQGYHFSVYSTPSESLTDRFCRLDTKKFGVIDNITDKEYYTNSFHYDVRKKPTPFEKIEFEKDYPEYTSGGFIHYCEYPNMQQNPKALEAVWDYAYDRIGYLGTNTPIDHCYDCGFDGDFDPTERGFKCPECGNTNPETCDVVKRTCGYLGNPQARPMVHGRHKEILARVKHMSSNGEEG encoded by the coding sequence ATGATAAAAAGTAATAATGGTTTTTGTGAAAAAACGAACAATGTTAAGTTGAAAGTATTGAAAAGAGATGGCAGAGAAGTTGAATTCAAAGAAGAAAAAATCTTTGAAGCCTTATTGAAAGCTCAGCGTTCACTAACAAAACAACTAGACGAAAAAAACATTCAAGAGTTAAGAGTCATTGTTGAAGAAGTCAAAAAAGAAATAGCCAGACGGTTCATAAGCAATGTCCAAATTTATGAAATTCAAAGTATCGTTGAACACACAGTAATCGATGCACATAAACATGAATTAGCAGAAGCTTATTTAGTGTATAGGACCCGTCGTGATTTGGAAAGAAGTCAGTCAACAGATATCAATTATGGCATCCATAACCTATTGCTCAAAGAAGAAACCGTTGTAAATGAAAATGCGAATAAAGACAGTAATATTTTTAATACACAAAGAGATTTGACCGCGGGGACAGTTGCTAAATCGATTGGTCTTAAAATGTTGCCAGAACATGTAGCTAATGCCCATCAAAAAGGGGATATTCATTACCATGATTTAGATTACCAACCCTACTCACCAATGACAAATTGTTGTCTGATTGATTTCAAGGGTATGTTTAGTGAAGGCTTTAAGATAGGAAATGCAGAAGTAGAAAGTCCACGTTCTATCCAAACAGCTGCTGCTCAAATGGCCCAAATTATAGCCAATGTTGCTTCTAGCCAGTATGGGGGATGTAGCGCTGACCGTATTGATGAAGTACTAGCTCCCTATAGCCGTTTAAATTACCAAAAACATTTAAAAACAGCGAAAGAATGGATTTTAGGTGAAGAGAAGCAGCAACAGTACGCAAATGAAAAAACTAAAAAAGATATTTATGATGCAATGCAAAGTTTAGAATATGAAATCAATACACTTTACTCATCGCAAGGGCAAACGCCTTTTACAACGTTAGGATTTGGATTAGGAACAGATTGGTTTGAACGAGAAATTCAGCAATCTATTTTACAAGTACGAATCAATGGTTTGGGAAAAGAAAAAAGAACGGCTATTTTTCCAAAACTTGTCTTTTCATTGAAGCGAGGGGTCAATTTAAATCCAGAAGATAAAAATTACGATTTAAAAAAATTAGCCCTAACTTGTTCAACGAAAAGAATGTATCCCGATGTTTTGATGTACGATAAAATTGTCTCATTAACCGGCAGTTTTAAAGCTCCTATGGGGTGTCGTTCTTTCTTACAAGGCTGGAAGGATGCGGAGGGAAATGAAGTAAACGCTGGAAGAATGAATTTAGGTGTCGTTACCATGAATTTGCCGCGCATAGCTTTAGAGTCTAAAGGAGACCGCTCATTGTTTTGGAAAATACTGGAAGAAAGATTATTGGTTTGTCGAGATGCATTAGTCTACCGTGTTCAAAGGACAAATGAAGCTACACCCGAAAATGCCCCTATATTGTATCAGTATGGAGCTTTCGGAAAGCGTCTTGAAAAAAAAGATTATGTGGATGACCTTTTTAAAGACAAACGTGCCACAGTATCATTAGGGTATATTGGTTTATATGAAACAGCAACCGTGTTCTTTGGACCTGATTGGGAGAAAAATGAAGAAGCCAAACTATTTACATTAGCAGTTCTGAAAGAAATGAAGCAGTATACAGATCAGTGGGGAGAAGAGCAAGGCTACCATTTTAGTGTGTATTCGACTCCAAGTGAGAGTCTAACTGACCGTTTTTGCCGATTAGATACGAAGAAATTTGGTGTAATCGATAATATTACTGATAAAGAGTATTATACAAACAGTTTTCATTATGATGTTCGCAAAAAACCGACACCATTTGAAAAAATAGAATTTGAAAAAGATTATCCTGAATACACTTCCGGAGGGTTCATTCACTATTGCGAGTACCCAAATATGCAGCAAAATCCAAAAGCCTTGGAAGCCGTGTGGGATTATGCATACGATCGCATTGGATACCTTGGGACTAATACACCAATCGATCATTGTTATGATTGCGGATTTGATGGAGATTTTGATCCGACTGAACGAGGTTTTAAGTGCCCGGAATGTGGCAATACTAATCCAGAAACATGTGACGTTGTAAAAAGAACGTGTGGCTATTTGGGTAATCCTCAAGCCAGACCAATGGTTCATGGAA
- a CDS encoding ATP-dependent Clp protease ATP-binding subunit, giving the protein MDELFSEKARMVLIMAQEEAKGFRHHSVGTEHILLGLIMEQDGIAGKTLRQFSVTEVDIREEIEHFTGYGTMKYLSKNAILPYSPRAKQAITFATDEARRMGSALVGTEHLLLGLLREEDILSSKILSNLDINLNKARQIVLKKIGLGDATNAKGRKAKPAAKQVAGTPTLDSLARDLTAVAREGKLDPVVGRHKEIKRIIQVLSRRTKNNPVLVGEPGVGKTAIAEGLAQKIKDGEVPAALANKRLMMLDMGSLVAGTKYRGEFEERMKKIIDEIYQDGEVILFIDELHTLIGAGGAEGAIDASNILKPALARGELQTIGATTLDEYQKYIEKDAALERRFSPIHVDPPSEEETEEILLGLRSRYEEHHGVKITDEAIHAAVKLSSRYITSRQLPDKAIDLIDESASKVRLDVSGKPSPVAAAVSDLEALIQNKEDAIQLQDFEQAARIRIKEMKQRKKIENLLQKQEGKASLNSLEVTERDIAEVVSLWTSIPVQQMEQKESDRLMNLEKILHKRVIGQELAVGSVSRAIRRSRSGLKDPNRPIGSFMFLGPTGVGKTELAKALAEAMFGNEEALVRVDMSEFMEKYSTSRLIGSPPGYVGYDEGGQLTEKIRQKPYSVILFDEVEKAHPDVFNILLQVLDDGHLTDAKGRKVDFKNTVMIMTSNLGATALRDEKSVGFGTVNNKKDHSAMEKRIMEEMKKTFKPEFINRIDDSIVFHSLEKAELTQIVKLMAQTIIKRLKDMDIDVKITQAAIDVIAKAGYDPEYGARPIRRALQKEVEDRLSEELLSGRVKIGDQVTIGASKGTIRITVTNLKKIAGKALTAIENN; this is encoded by the coding sequence ATGGATGAATTATTTTCTGAAAAAGCAAGAATGGTTTTGATCATGGCGCAAGAAGAAGCAAAGGGATTTCGTCACCACTCTGTAGGGACTGAACACATTCTTTTAGGATTGATTATGGAGCAGGATGGAATTGCTGGGAAAACGTTAAGACAATTTTCTGTGACTGAAGTCGATATTAGAGAAGAAATCGAACACTTTACGGGCTATGGAACAATGAAGTACCTTTCTAAAAATGCTATTCTTCCTTATTCTCCAAGAGCTAAACAAGCTATTACATTTGCTACAGATGAAGCAAGACGTATGGGTTCAGCACTTGTTGGCACAGAGCATTTATTGTTAGGATTACTACGCGAAGAAGACATTTTATCATCTAAAATTTTAAGCAATTTAGATATCAATTTAAACAAAGCTCGTCAAATCGTATTGAAAAAAATTGGTTTGGGTGATGCAACAAATGCTAAAGGTAGAAAAGCAAAACCAGCTGCTAAACAAGTTGCAGGCACACCAACCTTAGATTCTTTGGCTCGCGACTTGACTGCTGTGGCAAGAGAAGGGAAATTAGATCCAGTCGTTGGTCGTCATAAAGAGATCAAACGTATTATTCAAGTGTTGAGCCGTAGAACAAAAAATAATCCTGTTTTAGTAGGAGAACCCGGTGTAGGTAAAACAGCTATTGCTGAAGGATTAGCACAAAAAATCAAAGATGGTGAAGTTCCAGCTGCATTAGCAAATAAACGGTTAATGATGCTCGATATGGGTTCATTGGTAGCTGGTACAAAATATCGTGGCGAATTTGAAGAACGAATGAAAAAAATTATTGATGAAATTTATCAAGATGGTGAAGTTATCTTATTCATAGATGAGCTGCACACGCTAATTGGTGCTGGTGGGGCAGAAGGTGCTATTGATGCATCTAATATTTTGAAACCTGCATTAGCACGTGGTGAACTGCAGACTATAGGAGCAACAACATTAGATGAATATCAAAAATATATTGAAAAAGATGCTGCTTTAGAAAGACGATTCTCACCAATTCATGTGGATCCTCCTTCAGAAGAGGAAACAGAAGAAATCTTGTTAGGTTTACGTTCTCGTTACGAAGAACATCACGGTGTTAAAATTACGGATGAAGCTATACATGCTGCAGTTAAGCTTTCATCTCGTTATATTACATCAAGACAATTACCGGATAAAGCTATTGATTTGATAGATGAATCTGCTTCTAAAGTACGTTTAGATGTTTCAGGTAAACCTTCTCCAGTTGCAGCTGCAGTCTCAGACTTAGAAGCTTTGATACAAAATAAAGAAGATGCTATCCAGTTACAAGATTTTGAACAAGCTGCGAGAATTCGTATAAAAGAAATGAAACAACGTAAAAAAATTGAAAATTTATTACAAAAACAAGAAGGAAAAGCTTCTTTAAACTCACTAGAAGTAACTGAAAGAGATATCGCAGAGGTTGTATCTTTATGGACGAGTATCCCTGTTCAGCAAATGGAACAAAAAGAATCAGACCGTTTAATGAATTTAGAAAAAATATTGCATAAACGAGTGATTGGGCAAGAACTAGCTGTTGGATCAGTTTCTAGAGCAATCAGACGTTCTAGGAGTGGGTTGAAAGATCCTAACCGTCCAATAGGTTCATTTATGTTCTTAGGACCTACAGGTGTTGGTAAAACAGAGCTAGCTAAGGCTCTTGCAGAAGCAATGTTTGGCAATGAAGAAGCGTTAGTTCGGGTAGACATGTCCGAATTCATGGAAAAATACAGCACGAGTCGTTTAATCGGCTCACCTCCTGGATATGTTGGATATGATGAAGGTGGCCAATTAACCGAAAAAATCCGTCAAAAACCTTATTCTGTTATCCTATTTGATGAAGTTGAAAAAGCTCATCCAGATGTATTTAATATTTTATTGCAAGTTCTTGATGATGGTCATCTAACGGATGCCAAAGGCCGAAAAGTTGATTTCAAAAATACGGTTATGATTATGACATCTAATTTGGGAGCAACAGCTTTAAGAGATGAAAAATCTGTAGGATTTGGCACAGTAAACAATAAAAAAGATCATTCAGCAATGGAAAAACGGATTATGGAAGAAATGAAAAAAACATTCAAGCCAGAATTTATTAATCGTATTGATGATTCTATCGTTTTCCATTCTCTGGAAAAAGCAGAATTGACACAAATTGTAAAATTAATGGCACAAACGATTATTAAACGATTAAAAGACATGGATATTGACGTTAAAATTACTCAAGCGGCTATTGATGTTATTGCAAAAGCCGGTTACGATCCTGAATATGGGGCACGCCCGATTCGTCGAGCACTTCAAAAAGAGGTTGAAGATCGATTGAGTGAAGAATTGTTAAGTGGTCGGGTCAAAATTGGCGATCAAGTTACAATTGGTGCTTCAAAGGGAACCATTCGTATTACTGTAACAAATTTAAAGAAAATAGCTGGAAAAGCATTAACTGCAATCGAGAATAATTGA
- a CDS encoding helix-turn-helix domain-containing protein, with protein sequence MNFNQIQSIYPSAFLTEDLKNDYTYLTFPYQNQWIHFDKKQLTASETKLLYLIFNKDTSVKNLGIPQSRWYRYLLEDNPSLPAEEGIYRVVQFKIQKKDTLFDKKLWLNSFKSFFKDVQEVFFINDHYGLLIHPYSNSSETQDEMIGVLQTLDDDFSTKTSSYIGQYWSLTLDFKRIFKEEQTIFFNQLQKSKQVFSLSDVALSYYASEALSSSPIIQQLKKKLTSNPEIKELVIAVWLNQGNISLAAKYLYIHRNTLQYRVDRFFEEFGFSLKNRNDLLLCYLSTL encoded by the coding sequence ATGAATTTCAATCAAATTCAATCCATCTACCCATCCGCTTTTCTAACAGAAGATTTGAAAAATGATTATACTTATCTAACATTTCCTTACCAAAATCAATGGATCCATTTTGATAAAAAACAGCTGACCGCTTCCGAAACAAAATTACTTTATCTTATTTTTAATAAAGATACTTCTGTGAAAAATTTAGGAATTCCCCAATCAAGATGGTATCGCTATTTACTGGAAGATAACCCTTCTCTTCCAGCTGAAGAAGGTATTTACCGTGTTGTTCAATTTAAAATCCAAAAAAAAGATACTCTTTTTGATAAAAAACTATGGCTTAATTCGTTTAAAAGTTTTTTTAAAGATGTACAAGAAGTTTTCTTTATTAATGACCATTATGGCCTTTTAATTCATCCTTACTCTAATTCCTCGGAGACTCAGGATGAGATGATTGGGGTCTTACAAACTTTAGACGACGATTTTTCAACAAAAACAAGCAGTTATATTGGCCAGTATTGGTCTCTTACTTTAGATTTTAAAAGAATTTTTAAAGAAGAACAGACCATTTTTTTCAATCAACTACAAAAAAGCAAACAAGTTTTCTCTTTATCGGATGTCGCACTAAGTTATTACGCATCGGAAGCTTTATCTAGCAGTCCCATTATTCAACAACTTAAAAAAAAGTTAACTTCTAACCCTGAAATAAAAGAGCTAGTCATTGCCGTATGGCTGAATCAAGGAAACATCAGTCTAGCCGCTAAATATCTGTATATTCACCGAAATACGTTACAATACCGAGTAGATCGTTTTTTTGAAGAATTTGGTTTTTCGTTGAAAAATAGAAATGATTTACTTCTCTGTTACTTATCAACTCTCTAA
- a CDS encoding CtsR family transcriptional regulator, with translation MHNQNMSDIIEAYLKKVLGQDERVEIRRSEMADRFNCVPSQINYVINTRFTVQQGYLVESKRGGGGYIRIIKVKLLDEAEMLDMMIDIIGNRITQKNAYSIIERLFETEMLTKREANIMLSVMGKSLLNADGIDENELRAKLLVAFLNNLKYE, from the coding sequence ATGCATAATCAAAATATGTCGGACATCATTGAAGCTTATTTAAAAAAAGTTTTAGGTCAAGATGAACGAGTCGAGATCAGACGCAGCGAGATGGCAGATCGATTTAATTGTGTTCCTTCTCAAATAAATTATGTTATAAATACTCGTTTTACAGTGCAACAAGGTTATTTGGTTGAAAGTAAACGTGGTGGTGGCGGTTATATACGTATCATTAAAGTGAAACTGTTGGATGAAGCTGAGATGTTGGATATGATGATCGATATCATTGGAAATAGAATCACTCAAAAGAATGCTTATTCTATTATAGAAAGATTATTTGAAACTGAAATGTTGACTAAGAGAGAGGCAAATATTATGCTATCTGTAATGGGAAAATCACTCTTAAATGCTGATGGAATAGACGAAAATGAATTACGAGCTAAACTATTAGTGGCCTTTTTGAACAATTTGAAATATGAATAA
- the proC gene encoding pyrroline-5-carboxylate reductase: protein MKVGFIGIGNMASAIIKGIIQNGHTSNQDIYVHNTTPEKLALFTAETGTHACSSNKELAEQVDILVLAAKPNVLPAILAEIKDELAAHQPVVVSIAAGTTLQKLSELLNISNEIPLVRVMPNLNSQIGEGMSAICGNDYTTSKQKAFVLNMFKAVGKAIELPEKDFSTFTAIAGSSPAFVFLFIDSLARAAVKNGMSKEIATKIAAQAVIGSGKLVLESSESPWNLIDQVSSPGGTTVEGVLALEDTGFISSITKAAQAVIDKDQAMMQQ, encoded by the coding sequence ATGAAAGTAGGATTCATCGGTATTGGGAATATGGCTAGTGCTATTATCAAAGGTATTATACAAAATGGCCACACATCCAATCAAGATATTTATGTCCATAATACAACTCCAGAAAAATTAGCACTTTTTACGGCGGAAACTGGGACACATGCTTGTTCATCTAATAAAGAGTTAGCAGAACAGGTTGATATTTTAGTACTTGCAGCTAAACCAAATGTTCTTCCAGCTATTTTAGCAGAAATTAAAGATGAACTTGCTGCTCATCAACCAGTAGTTGTTTCTATTGCTGCAGGAACAACACTTCAAAAACTGTCAGAGCTATTAAATATTAGCAATGAGATCCCTTTGGTTAGGGTAATGCCTAATCTAAATTCACAAATTGGAGAAGGAATGTCTGCTATTTGTGGAAATGACTACACTACCTCAAAACAAAAAGCTTTTGTTTTGAATATGTTTAAAGCTGTTGGAAAAGCAATTGAATTACCTGAAAAGGACTTCAGCACATTTACAGCAATTGCTGGAAGTTCACCAGCCTTTGTCTTTTTATTTATTGATTCTTTGGCAAGAGCTGCGGTCAAAAATGGTATGTCTAAAGAAATAGCCACAAAAATTGCCGCACAAGCTGTTATTGGAAGTGGAAAATTAGTATTGGAGAGCAGTGAATCACCTTGGAATTTAATCGACCAAGTCTCTTCTCCAGGTGGAACAACTGTTGAGGGTGTTTTAGCTTTAGAAGATACCGGTTTTATCTCTTCTATCACAAAAGCTGCACAAGCAGTAATTGATAAAGATCAAGCTATGATGCAACAATAA
- a CDS encoding glycoside hydrolase family 1 protein, translated as MKEKITLTVDQFPKDFLWGGAVAANQLEGAYNEDGKGLTVQDVTPHGGFGPITEVPTEDNMKLVGIDFYHRYKEDVKLFAEMGFKTFRTSIAWSRIFPNGDETEPNEAGLKFYDDLFDELLKYNIEPLVTLSHYETPLHLAKEYDGWVNRKMIGFYENYVRTVFTRYKGKVKYWLTFNEINSIIHAPFMSGGIATAPEKLTQKDLYQAVHHELVASASATKIGHKIMPEAQIGCMVLAMPTYPLTSHPDDIIAVMEAERKNYFFSDVHVRGTYPGYMKRFFRENAIELDYGPEDEELLKNTVDFISFSYYMSSTETADESKREKGKGNILGGISNPYLEASEWGWQIDPKGLRIVLNSFWDRYQKPLFIVENGLGANDELITDENGNKTVNDDYRIKYLNDHLVQVGEALKDGVQVMGYTTWGCIDLVSASTAELKKRYGFIYVDRHDDGSGTLERYKKESFFWYKKVIETNGTSLSEK; from the coding sequence ATGAAGGAGAAGATCACTTTGACAGTAGACCAATTTCCAAAAGATTTTTTGTGGGGCGGAGCAGTTGCTGCGAACCAATTAGAAGGTGCTTATAATGAAGACGGCAAGGGATTAACTGTACAAGATGTAACGCCACATGGCGGATTTGGTCCGATAACTGAAGTACCTACAGAAGATAATATGAAACTTGTAGGAATTGATTTTTATCATCGCTACAAAGAGGATGTTAAGTTATTTGCAGAAATGGGATTTAAAACCTTTCGTACATCAATTGCCTGGTCGCGTATCTTTCCTAATGGAGACGAAACAGAACCAAATGAAGCTGGACTGAAATTTTACGATGATTTATTCGATGAATTGCTTAAATACAATATCGAACCGTTAGTAACGCTTTCTCATTATGAAACGCCACTTCATTTAGCCAAAGAATACGATGGCTGGGTCAACCGTAAAATGATTGGATTTTATGAAAATTATGTCCGTACTGTCTTTACACGTTACAAAGGAAAAGTGAAATATTGGTTGACCTTCAATGAAATCAATTCAATTATACATGCACCGTTCATGAGTGGTGGAATAGCTACTGCTCCAGAAAAGCTGACTCAAAAAGATTTGTACCAGGCTGTCCATCACGAGTTAGTAGCAAGTGCTTCAGCTACGAAAATTGGACATAAAATTATGCCAGAAGCACAAATTGGTTGTATGGTTTTAGCTATGCCAACTTATCCATTGACATCTCATCCAGATGATATTATTGCTGTTATGGAGGCCGAGCGCAAAAATTACTTCTTCTCCGATGTACATGTTCGAGGCACTTATCCAGGCTACATGAAGAGATTTTTCCGTGAAAATGCTATCGAGTTAGATTATGGTCCAGAAGACGAAGAACTATTAAAAAATACAGTTGATTTTATTTCATTCAGTTATTATATGAGTTCTACTGAAACCGCTGATGAAAGCAAAAGAGAAAAAGGCAAGGGAAATATTTTGGGCGGCATATCTAATCCTTATTTAGAAGCTTCTGAATGGGGATGGCAAATTGATCCTAAAGGACTACGTATTGTATTAAATAGCTTTTGGGATAGATATCAAAAACCATTGTTCATTGTCGAAAATGGATTAGGGGCAAATGATGAGTTGATTACCGATGAAAATGGCAATAAAACAGTTAATGATGATTACCGTATCAAATATCTAAATGATCATCTAGTACAGGTTGGAGAGGCACTTAAAGATGGTGTCCAAGTTATGGGATATACAACTTGGGGCTGTATCGATTTAGTTAGTGCTTCAACAGCTGAGTTAAAGAAACGTTACGGGTTCATTTATGTTGATCGTCATGATGATGGTTCAGGAACGTTAGAACGGTATAAAAAGGAAAGCTTCTTCTGGTATAAAAAAGTTATTGAAACAAATGGAACAAGTCTTAGCGAAAAATAA
- a CDS encoding tocopherol cyclase family protein — protein MFGKIRNPVLFQGNLHRESYFEGWYYKQVSCDEKTSISFIPGVNLFNGDEHSFIQYIYMNLNEQNEKITKTGYIRYRLDEFSYQDDPFLVQIGQNIFTESFISVQLKDKQFMIQGKLGLGNFQSIKTTLLSPSIMGGFAYVPKMECYHGLISMNHRLQGTLTINDKDIVFTNGKGYIEKDWGTSFPKEYVWIHSNHFKNPNTSLFLSIAHIPFHIKTFKGFICNLIVNDIEYRFATYNSSKVRILDQTKDSVTVILENKEAELTIKGMITYSGKLIAPENGSMNKAIKEGLSGEVNILLKDKKRNTMYRDISNLAGIEIVEA, from the coding sequence ATGTTTGGGAAAATAAGAAATCCAGTTCTTTTTCAAGGGAATTTGCATAGAGAAAGTTACTTTGAAGGATGGTATTACAAACAAGTATCATGCGATGAAAAGACCAGTATCAGCTTTATTCCTGGAGTGAATTTATTCAATGGGGATGAGCATAGTTTTATCCAATATATCTATATGAATTTAAATGAACAAAATGAAAAAATAACAAAGACGGGTTATATTCGTTATCGATTAGATGAATTTAGTTACCAAGATGACCCGTTCCTAGTTCAAATTGGGCAAAATATTTTTACGGAATCGTTTATCTCTGTTCAACTTAAAGACAAACAGTTTATGATTCAAGGGAAATTAGGCTTAGGGAATTTTCAAAGTATAAAAACAACTCTTTTATCTCCTTCGATCATGGGAGGATTTGCGTATGTTCCAAAGATGGAGTGTTACCATGGCTTAATTAGTATGAATCATAGATTGCAAGGGACTTTAACGATCAACGATAAAGACATTGTCTTTACAAATGGCAAAGGTTATATTGAAAAAGATTGGGGGACTTCATTTCCAAAAGAGTATGTTTGGATCCATTCAAATCATTTCAAAAATCCCAATACTAGTCTATTTTTATCAATCGCACATATCCCCTTTCATATAAAAACGTTTAAAGGTTTTATTTGTAATCTAATAGTGAATGACATTGAGTATCGCTTTGCAACTTATAATAGCAGTAAAGTAAGGATATTGGATCAAACAAAAGATTCGGTAACAGTCATACTCGAAAATAAAGAAGCAGAACTGACCATTAAAGGAATGATTACCTATTCTGGTAAACTTATTGCTCCTGAAAATGGCAGTATGAATAAGGCTATTAAAGAAGGTCTGTCAGGAGAAGTCAATATCCTCTTGAAAGATAAGAAGCGAAATACGATGTACCGAGATATAAGTAATTTAGCAGGCATCGAAATAGTAGAAGCTTAG
- the tadA gene encoding tRNA adenosine(34) deaminase TadA produces the protein MLTNEEKIFFMQEAIKEAHKAKSKLEVPIGAIVVLNGEIIGRGHNIREESNNATTHAEMLAIQEANRNLKNWRLEEAQLFVTLEPCPMCSGAMILSRIKELYYGASDPKGGTAGTLMNLLDDKRFNHQVQIEKGLLEEECGKLLSDFFRELRKRKKEEKAQRNMKLIKEDDSHV, from the coding sequence ATGTTAACTAATGAAGAAAAAATTTTTTTTATGCAAGAAGCAATCAAAGAAGCCCACAAAGCAAAATCAAAATTAGAAGTTCCAATAGGTGCCATAGTTGTGTTGAATGGTGAGATTATTGGTCGTGGCCATAATATAAGAGAAGAATCAAATAATGCAACGACTCATGCGGAAATGTTGGCTATTCAAGAAGCTAACCGAAACTTAAAGAACTGGCGTTTAGAGGAAGCTCAATTGTTTGTAACCTTAGAACCTTGTCCTATGTGTAGTGGAGCAATGATTTTGTCACGTATTAAAGAACTTTACTATGGAGCGAGCGATCCCAAAGGTGGTACAGCAGGCACATTAATGAATTTATTGGATGATAAGCGTTTTAATCACCAAGTCCAAATTGAAAAAGGTCTCTTAGAGGAAGAATGCGGCAAATTATTAAGTGATTTTTTCCGAGAATTAAGAAAGCGTAAAAAAGAAGAAAAAGCGCAGAGAAATATGAAGCTAATCAAAGAAGACGACAGCCACGTTTAA
- a CDS encoding methylated-DNA--[protein]-cysteine S-methyltransferase, producing the protein MRNNAQKIIYSSFKYDLGSLYLAATDIGLCFVGSLNESLSELEAGMIKLYPGAVLVEDKTELQLYHQQFLEYFKGSRTIFTFPIDVKGTLFQQKVWKVLNDIPYGKTSSYGEIAAAIGQPNSFRAVGTAIGRNPLLIVVPCHRVIHKDGRLTGYRGKLEMKERLLDLEKCSINKSYE; encoded by the coding sequence ATGAGAAATAATGCACAGAAAATAATTTATAGTTCTTTTAAGTATGACTTAGGAAGCCTTTATCTGGCAGCAACCGATATCGGTCTTTGTTTTGTGGGTTCTTTAAATGAGTCGCTGAGTGAACTGGAAGCGGGGATGATAAAATTATATCCAGGAGCAGTTTTAGTGGAAGATAAGACTGAATTACAGCTTTACCATCAACAGTTTCTAGAGTATTTTAAGGGGTCTAGAACTATTTTCACTTTTCCTATAGATGTTAAGGGGACTTTATTTCAGCAAAAGGTTTGGAAAGTTTTAAATGATATCCCATATGGAAAAACAAGCTCATATGGCGAAATCGCGGCAGCTATTGGACAGCCCAATTCATTTCGGGCGGTTGGTACAGCAATCGGAAGAAATCCTTTATTGATCGTAGTCCCTTGCCATCGGGTTATCCATAAAGACGGTAGATTAACCGGTTATCGAGGGAAGTTAGAGATGAAAGAGAGACTGTTAGATTTAGAAAAGTGCAGCATCAATAAGTCTTATGAATAA